The Streptomyces camelliae genome window below encodes:
- a CDS encoding caspase family protein — protein sequence MPAEDGARRYLLATAVPRYHNDPQLDRPELAQARDDVIELFTKRFGYEHVTTLGLNPTAVQLTQAVRDFCVSPDRRPDDLVVLYIAAHGEVIEINNRHVLLTSEYRPTDLAAALPTDDLARAALLETPVRRFLLILDTCFSGRGGDQLAASAVGQMALDWGAEDTESGFVVLSSAQKNESAESGAFPALLREAVDALAGAGGVLPLGRLVQQMQSSENRPGYQRINWHPVGLNGDVPPFLALPAAAPPPRPATPATPLSAARQSGAGPLFTDAEPPLLQGIDGEQRRKAALQLWERWTKQRRSAALLHGFSGVGKTDRVVRPLMDEARLMHGRTTVLVDVPEHPVDATKELLARLHEQLEHTGHYELADALAPERRLDRALTTLLNRGVLVVFDEFQRLLDERGRPVQPIADDLKTVVAPGRHGDGCLWLVSNQKADPVWAQDFSPVELPPPPVEDAVRILVGTRERDEAEEWFPPERREEVVERLGRNPFVLRLLHSLVGPYDWTLEELLGPPSEVPQAPYDLSLVETIEKELVAKATERLTPSARAALRNLSVLADWAGQDLVKAMTRDLGDFSELRKQLQKRFLLQVRTVDNETTHTRSTHFQVHPAVREVVCVRMREDEKAWKAAHRRAGLWYARPLYAQDPSRSGDHRLALALSAARLHFSEGKLDDELARMARTIGGYLERKYGRGRYHHSLPESPAELSARIELMEAYLTDGGSPYTHHHLAMLLRLRDAPGDLKKALVHAREATRGRSEMYPWSLLLKLVRDVEGPEATVREGRIALAKVREQKFAIYDEIAKCEVQLGRVPQALETLREGCEQVKYKDAYRLADHAVPYAAAEPTEEPLVRTARWLGEIPALTAQTYLAEVLLLQRRGQWLDSARTAQRYRPAHPKVINLALYEAIGWLGAGDPVRAQAALDSFPEGIPNSPRPKPHEGKTWLVSLIALHGGNLERAREMFALYRGAPREDDTAEELRTALLYEWDHPEARMDESNPAFVAPVLPPSVTGLLSLVVRPQYGPPVLPGHH from the coding sequence ATGCCCGCTGAGGACGGCGCGCGCCGGTACCTGCTCGCGACGGCGGTGCCGCGCTATCACAACGACCCACAACTCGACCGCCCTGAACTGGCGCAGGCCCGCGACGACGTCATCGAGCTCTTCACGAAACGCTTCGGCTACGAGCACGTCACGACCCTCGGCCTGAACCCCACCGCCGTCCAGCTCACGCAGGCCGTGCGGGACTTCTGCGTCTCCCCCGACCGCAGACCCGACGATCTCGTGGTCCTGTACATCGCCGCCCACGGCGAGGTCATCGAGATCAACAACAGGCACGTCCTGCTCACCTCGGAATACCGGCCCACGGATCTCGCCGCCGCCCTGCCGACCGACGACCTGGCCAGAGCCGCACTGCTCGAAACCCCGGTACGGCGGTTCCTGCTCATCCTGGACACCTGTTTCTCCGGCCGGGGCGGAGACCAGCTCGCCGCCTCCGCCGTAGGGCAGATGGCGCTCGACTGGGGCGCGGAGGACACCGAATCGGGCTTCGTCGTTCTCTCCTCCGCGCAGAAGAACGAGTCCGCCGAGTCCGGGGCCTTTCCGGCCCTGCTGCGGGAGGCCGTGGACGCCCTCGCCGGCGCCGGCGGTGTGCTGCCCCTGGGCAGGCTCGTGCAGCAGATGCAGTCCAGCGAGAACCGGCCCGGCTACCAGCGCATCAACTGGCATCCCGTGGGCCTGAACGGTGACGTCCCCCCGTTCCTGGCCCTGCCGGCCGCCGCGCCCCCGCCCCGGCCCGCCACGCCGGCCACACCGCTCAGTGCGGCCCGTCAGTCCGGCGCCGGCCCTCTCTTCACCGACGCCGAACCGCCCCTGTTGCAGGGCATCGACGGGGAGCAGCGCCGCAAGGCCGCGCTCCAGCTGTGGGAGCGCTGGACGAAGCAGCGCCGGAGCGCGGCCCTGCTGCACGGCTTCTCGGGGGTGGGCAAGACCGACCGTGTCGTACGCCCCCTGATGGACGAGGCCCGGCTGATGCACGGCCGCACCACCGTGCTCGTCGATGTGCCGGAACATCCCGTCGACGCCACCAAGGAGCTTCTCGCGCGGCTGCACGAGCAGTTGGAACACACGGGCCACTACGAGCTGGCGGACGCCCTCGCGCCGGAACGGCGGCTCGACCGGGCACTGACCACTCTGCTGAACCGCGGGGTGCTGGTGGTCTTCGACGAGTTCCAGCGGCTGCTGGACGAGCGCGGCCGCCCGGTGCAGCCGATCGCGGACGATCTGAAGACCGTCGTGGCGCCGGGGCGGCATGGGGACGGCTGTCTGTGGCTGGTCTCCAACCAGAAGGCCGACCCGGTCTGGGCCCAGGACTTCAGCCCCGTGGAGCTGCCGCCGCCTCCGGTCGAGGACGCCGTGCGGATCCTCGTCGGCACCCGGGAGCGGGACGAGGCGGAGGAGTGGTTCCCGCCGGAGCGGCGCGAGGAGGTCGTGGAGCGGCTGGGCCGCAACCCGTTCGTGCTGCGCCTGCTGCACAGCCTGGTGGGCCCGTACGACTGGACGCTGGAGGAGCTGCTGGGACCGCCCAGCGAGGTGCCCCAGGCACCGTACGACCTCAGTCTGGTCGAGACGATCGAGAAGGAGCTGGTCGCCAAGGCGACCGAGCGGCTCACGCCGTCGGCCCGGGCCGCACTGCGCAATCTGTCGGTGCTCGCGGACTGGGCCGGCCAGGACCTGGTGAAGGCGATGACCAGGGACCTCGGCGACTTCTCCGAGCTGCGCAAACAGCTCCAGAAGCGGTTCCTGCTCCAGGTCCGTACGGTCGACAACGAGACGACGCACACCCGTAGCACCCACTTCCAGGTGCACCCCGCCGTGCGCGAGGTCGTCTGCGTCCGCATGCGCGAGGACGAGAAGGCCTGGAAGGCCGCCCATCGCCGCGCCGGACTCTGGTACGCCCGCCCGCTCTACGCGCAGGACCCGTCACGGTCCGGCGACCACCGGCTGGCACTCGCCCTGTCGGCGGCCCGGCTGCACTTCTCCGAGGGGAAGCTGGACGACGAGCTGGCCCGCATGGCGCGGACGATCGGCGGCTACCTGGAGCGGAAGTACGGCAGGGGGCGCTACCACCACTCCCTGCCCGAGTCCCCGGCGGAGCTGAGTGCCCGTATCGAGCTGATGGAGGCCTATCTCACCGACGGCGGCTCGCCGTACACCCACCATCATCTGGCCATGCTGCTACGGCTGCGCGACGCACCCGGTGATCTGAAGAAGGCGCTGGTCCACGCGCGCGAGGCGACACGGGGGCGCTCCGAGATGTATCCGTGGAGCCTGCTGCTGAAGCTGGTGCGGGACGTGGAGGGTCCCGAAGCCACCGTGCGCGAGGGCCGGATCGCGCTGGCGAAGGTCAGGGAGCAGAAGTTCGCCATCTACGACGAGATCGCCAAGTGCGAGGTCCAGCTCGGCCGCGTGCCGCAGGCGCTGGAGACGCTCCGCGAGGGGTGCGAGCAGGTGAAGTACAAGGACGCCTACCGGCTCGCCGATCACGCCGTCCCGTACGCGGCCGCCGAACCGACCGAGGAACCGTTGGTGCGAACGGCCCGGTGGCTGGGGGAGATCCCGGCCCTGACCGCGCAGACCTACCTCGCGGAGGTGCTGCTCCTGCAGCGCCGCGGGCAGTGGCTGGACTCGGCCCGGACCGCACAGCGTTACCGGCCGGCCCACCCGAAAGTCATCAACCTCGCGCTCTACGAGGCCATCGGCTGGCTGGGGGCCGGCGACCCCGTACGGGCGCAGGCGGCGCTGGACTCCTTCCCCGAAGGCATCCCGAACAGCCCCCGCCCCAAGCCGCACGAGGGCAAGACCTGGCTGGTGTCGCTCATCGCCCTGCACGGCGGCAATCTCGAACGGGCCCGGGAGATGTTCGCCCTCTACCGGGGCGCTCCTCGGGAGGACGACACGGCGGAGGAGCTGCGGACCGCGCTCCTGTACGAGTGGGACCATCCGGAGGCCAGGATGGACGAGTCCAACCCGGCCTTCGTCGCCCCGGTCCTGCCGCCCTCCGTCACCGGGCTGCTCTCCCTGGTGGTGCGCCCCCAGTACGGGCCGCCGGTGCTGCCGGGCCATCACTGA
- a CDS encoding phosphotransferase enzyme family protein, whose translation MDEARARDVLAAAGVLPGPAGDARLLALGENAVFAAGDLVVKVGRDAELLERARRELDIAGWLAEAGVPAVRAAEPKPWLADGHPVTVWHRLPEPVRPAEPRDLAELLRTVHALPSPPFTLPPRDLLGGVERWLRLAGDAIDPEDAAYLRARRDGFTAAAAALTPHLPPGPIHGDALPRNVHIGPDGPVLVDLETFSADLREHDLVVMALSRDRYGLPAEAYDSFTEAYGWDVREWTGCAVLRGARETASCAWVAQHAPGNPRARDEFRRRVGSLRDGDETVRWYPF comes from the coding sequence ATGGACGAGGCACGGGCACGGGACGTACTGGCCGCAGCGGGGGTGCTGCCGGGACCGGCCGGGGACGCACGGCTGCTCGCCCTCGGGGAGAACGCGGTGTTCGCCGCCGGGGACCTGGTGGTGAAGGTGGGCCGGGACGCCGAGCTGCTGGAGCGGGCCCGGCGTGAGCTGGACATCGCCGGCTGGCTGGCCGAGGCGGGCGTGCCGGCGGTGCGGGCGGCCGAGCCGAAGCCGTGGCTGGCCGACGGTCATCCGGTGACCGTGTGGCACCGGCTGCCGGAGCCGGTACGCCCCGCCGAGCCGCGCGATCTGGCGGAACTGCTGCGCACGGTGCACGCGCTGCCCTCTCCTCCCTTCACCTTGCCGCCCCGCGACCTGCTGGGCGGCGTCGAGCGCTGGCTGCGGCTCGCGGGCGACGCGATCGACCCCGAGGACGCGGCCTACCTCCGCGCGCGTCGGGATGGTTTCACGGCGGCCGCGGCCGCGCTGACGCCCCATCTGCCGCCGGGGCCGATCCACGGCGACGCACTGCCCCGCAATGTGCACATCGGGCCGGACGGGCCGGTCCTGGTCGACCTGGAGACCTTCTCGGCCGACCTGCGCGAGCACGACCTGGTGGTCATGGCCCTCTCCCGCGACCGGTACGGGCTGCCCGCCGAGGCGTACGACTCCTTCACCGAGGCGTACGGGTGGGACGTACGGGAGTGGACCGGCTGTGCGGTACTGCGCGGGGCCCGCGAGACGGCCAGCTGCGCCTGGGTGGCCCAGCACGCGCCGGGCAATCCGAGGGCGCGGGACGAATTCCGGCGGCGGGTGGGGTCGTTGCGGGACGGGGACGAAACGGTGCGGTGGTACCCGTTCTGA
- a CDS encoding 3'-5' exonuclease gives MGWHRELLIGFDLETTGTDPREARIVTGAVIEVRAGEPVGRREWLADPGVEIPADAVAVHGISTARAAAEGRPADQVADALAEVLTGYWRAGVPVVAYNAAFDLTLLSAELRRHGLPSLADRLAGADPAPVIDPYTIDRWADRYRRGKRNLEAVCAEYGIVLDRAHDASADALAAARLAGAIADRHPKIASLSPAELHRRQIQWYAEWAADFQAFLRRKGDAGAVVDGAWPVREPAESQPA, from the coding sequence ATGGGCTGGCACCGTGAGCTGCTGATCGGCTTCGACCTGGAGACGACCGGCACGGATCCGCGCGAGGCGCGCATCGTCACCGGCGCGGTGATCGAGGTCAGGGCCGGTGAGCCCGTGGGACGCCGGGAGTGGCTGGCCGATCCGGGCGTGGAGATCCCGGCCGACGCGGTGGCGGTGCACGGCATCAGCACCGCACGCGCGGCGGCCGAGGGCCGGCCCGCCGACCAGGTGGCCGACGCCCTCGCCGAGGTCCTCACCGGGTACTGGCGGGCGGGCGTCCCGGTCGTCGCCTACAACGCGGCCTTCGACCTCACCCTGCTCTCCGCCGAGCTGCGCCGGCACGGCCTGCCGTCCCTCGCCGACCGCCTGGCCGGCGCCGACCCGGCCCCGGTCATCGACCCCTACACCATCGACCGCTGGGCCGACCGCTACCGCCGGGGCAAGCGGAACCTGGAAGCGGTCTGCGCTGAGTACGGCATAGTCCTCGACCGAGCCCACGACGCCTCGGCCGACGCCCTCGCCGCGGCCCGCCTGGCCGGCGCGATAGCCGACCGCCACCCCAAGATCGCGTCCCTGTCTCCGGCGGAACTGCACCGCCGCCAGATCCAGTGGTACGCCGAGTGGGCGGCGGACTTCCAGGCGTTCCTGCGGCGCAAGGGGGATGCGGGAGCGGTGGTGGACGGGGCGTGGCCCGTGCGGGAGCCGGCCGAGAGCCAGCCCGCCTAG